The nucleotide sequence ATTTTTTTAAAATATTTTTTTTTATAAACAAAAAAATTTAATGAATATTATTTATTTTTAAAAAAAAATATTTTATTAAAAAATTAATTAGGAATAATAAAATGGAAAAAATTATTGAAAAAACTATATATGCTTCTCGTTGGTTAATGTTTCCTGTTTATGTTGGTTTGTCGTTTGGTTTTATATTATTGACATTAAAATTTTTTCAACAAATCGTATTCATTATTCCAGATATTTTAGCTATGTCTGAATCCGGTTTAGTATTAGTTGTTTTATCACTAATTGATATTGCTTTAGTGGGTGGATTATTAGTAATGGTTATGTTTTCTGGTTATGAAAATTTTATTGCAAAAATGGATATTCAAGATAATGAAAAAAGATTGGGTTGGATGGGTACTATGGATGTAAATTCAATAAAAAATAAAGTAGCATCATCAATAGTTGCA is from Buchnera aphidicola (Brevicoryne brassicae) and encodes:
- a CDS encoding TIGR00645 family protein, which codes for MEKIIEKTIYASRWLMFPVYVGLSFGFILLTLKFFQQIVFIIPDILAMSESGLVLVVLSLIDIALVGGLLVMVMFSGYENFIAKMDIQDNEKRLGWMGTMDVNSIKNKVASSIVAISSVHLLRLFMEAEKILDDKIMLCVIIHLTFVLSAFGMAYIDKMSKKKHHLY